A single window of Bacteroidota bacterium DNA harbors:
- a CDS encoding DeoR family transcriptional regulator: MNFVANFSGCRFILNINAEIIGVANILLSLLFQLFMKAVSFVKEKGKISNADFQELYGVSKATATRDLTELVEKYELFEKLGQTGAGTAYILKK, encoded by the coding sequence ATAAACTTTGTTGCCAACTTTTCGGGCTGTCGATTTATTCTTAACATAAATGCTGAAATCATCGGCGTAGCGAACATACTTTTGTCCTTGCTTTTCCAACTCTTTATGAAAGCGGTAAGTTTTGTGAAGGAGAAAGGGAAAATATCAAATGCCGATTTTCAAGAACTTTATGGAGTTTCTAAAGCAACGGCAACACGTGACTTGACTGAATTAGTTGAAAAATATGAGTTATTTGAAAAACTTGGACAAACTGGTGCTGGGACAGCGTATATCCT